A region from the Hyalangium minutum genome encodes:
- a CDS encoding AgmX/PglI C-terminal domain-containing protein: MSAQPSVLQVVILRDGLLVGTEVFVPGTYAIGSDPSSDLLLDDASIEPRHALLYFQNGRSAIQDAGSTQGVYVNGHRVSACEIRSVDEVLCGPFVLKTRVLSQKPAEKPPPSPEVAALLGAPQPAPSPAPQPAVRLSRPGVQATMPARPSVSNLPSVQPQLAPELMTHTVPLTQGQQSAPRGPAPQAVVPLQQPPPAEHRASRGGPAVAHAPRPAPVPVPVQPPQASAVPANTVPSARRRATQDLLPVQEQSPSIQLDELFGDSEPSSELPVEPPLELEHAPRPQPVQAPARVSAPVQVPARVSAPVRIPVPAPEHGHGHSAEVLPDPARPTHAPQVSLGKGTAQLYLELYWGGIRREARRFSPGKEPLKASDAEKNAIPLWGFALPEEGFTLAEALNGAYRLYVPPGSAVEKANTGGKYTPVQLTALEADGTRRFITLREGTAARLTQGQMSLVAYAAPMPEKVRVNPLAGLPWLALTCFFLFGSGFGAFIALRPQSPESPDFQQKNLPPVALRLLSPEPKKKEEAKKKLAEIKEKAKPEKKAEKAPEKVAETPKPKEKVPPPPKAATPPPPESKALKALAKLSAAGPAANDVLAAVDKLGSGPGSKNVKTSNYKLSGLIGKAPIANAGLGTFGLGGGGKGGGATLGAELLRGKGGGGIGALGAGGVGKGQVGGVVTRATSRSVAATQGSIDREAVAKVINSHLQEVYACYERALLKDTGLAGKVVLEWTIGGSGSVVAAKTKSSTLRNGAVEACILSNLKKWQFPAPKGGVVIISYPFIFNSVGY, encoded by the coding sequence GTGAGCGCTCAGCCCTCCGTCCTTCAGGTCGTCATCCTCCGCGACGGGTTGCTCGTCGGCACGGAGGTGTTTGTCCCCGGCACCTACGCCATCGGCTCGGATCCGTCGTCGGATCTGCTGCTGGATGATGCCTCCATCGAGCCGCGCCACGCGCTGCTGTACTTCCAGAATGGGCGCTCGGCCATTCAGGACGCGGGCTCCACGCAGGGCGTCTACGTGAACGGCCACCGCGTCTCCGCGTGCGAGATCCGCTCGGTGGATGAGGTGCTCTGCGGTCCCTTCGTGCTAAAGACGCGCGTGCTCTCGCAGAAGCCCGCCGAGAAGCCGCCCCCGTCTCCCGAAGTGGCCGCTCTGCTCGGAGCTCCGCAGCCTGCTCCCTCGCCCGCCCCCCAGCCCGCCGTCCGTCTGAGCCGCCCCGGAGTGCAGGCGACAATGCCCGCGCGCCCCTCCGTTTCGAACCTCCCCTCGGTGCAGCCGCAGCTGGCTCCCGAGCTGATGACCCACACCGTTCCCCTCACCCAGGGCCAGCAGAGCGCGCCGCGCGGCCCAGCGCCTCAGGCCGTCGTCCCGCTGCAGCAGCCGCCTCCCGCGGAGCACCGGGCCTCGCGCGGTGGCCCCGCCGTAGCCCACGCGCCCCGCCCCGCGCCGGTGCCGGTGCCCGTTCAGCCCCCGCAGGCCTCCGCGGTGCCCGCCAACACGGTGCCCTCCGCGCGCCGCCGCGCCACCCAGGATCTGCTGCCTGTGCAGGAGCAGTCTCCCTCCATCCAACTGGATGAGCTCTTCGGCGACAGCGAGCCTTCCTCCGAGCTCCCCGTCGAGCCTCCGCTGGAGCTGGAGCACGCGCCTCGCCCGCAGCCCGTCCAGGCTCCGGCCCGCGTCTCCGCCCCCGTTCAGGTTCCGGCCCGCGTCTCCGCCCCCGTCCGAATCCCCGTGCCCGCGCCCGAGCATGGCCATGGGCACTCCGCGGAGGTGCTGCCGGATCCGGCCCGCCCCACCCATGCCCCACAGGTGAGCCTCGGCAAGGGCACGGCCCAGCTCTACCTCGAGCTGTACTGGGGCGGCATCCGCCGCGAGGCGCGCCGCTTCTCTCCGGGCAAGGAGCCCCTCAAGGCCTCCGACGCCGAGAAGAACGCCATACCGCTGTGGGGCTTCGCGCTCCCAGAGGAGGGCTTCACGCTCGCCGAGGCCCTCAACGGCGCCTACCGACTCTACGTGCCCCCCGGTTCCGCCGTGGAGAAGGCCAACACCGGCGGCAAGTACACGCCCGTGCAGCTTACCGCGCTGGAGGCGGACGGCACCCGCCGCTTCATCACCCTGCGCGAGGGCACCGCCGCCCGCCTCACCCAGGGGCAGATGTCCCTGGTGGCCTACGCGGCGCCCATGCCGGAGAAGGTCCGCGTCAACCCGCTGGCGGGTCTGCCCTGGCTGGCGCTGACCTGCTTCTTCCTCTTCGGCTCGGGCTTCGGCGCCTTCATCGCGCTGAGGCCCCAGTCGCCCGAGTCTCCGGACTTCCAGCAGAAGAACCTCCCTCCTGTCGCTCTGCGCCTGCTCTCGCCGGAACCGAAGAAGAAGGAGGAGGCCAAGAAGAAGCTCGCCGAGATCAAGGAGAAGGCCAAGCCGGAGAAGAAGGCCGAGAAGGCTCCAGAGAAGGTGGCCGAGACGCCCAAGCCCAAGGAGAAGGTGCCTCCTCCGCCCAAGGCCGCCACGCCGCCTCCGCCCGAGTCCAAGGCGCTCAAGGCCCTGGCCAAGCTGTCCGCCGCCGGCCCCGCGGCCAATGACGTGCTCGCCGCCGTGGACAAGCTGGGCAGCGGCCCGGGCAGCAAGAACGTGAAGACGTCCAACTACAAGCTGTCCGGCCTCATCGGAAAAGCGCCCATCGCCAACGCAGGCTTGGGCACCTTTGGCCTGGGCGGCGGTGGAAAGGGCGGCGGCGCCACACTCGGCGCGGAGCTGCTGCGCGGCAAGGGCGGCGGCGGCATCGGCGCGCTGGGCGCAGGGGGCGTGGGCAAGGGGCAGGTGGGCGGCGTGGTGACGCGCGCCACCTCGCGCAGCGTCGCGGCCACCCAGGGCAGCATCGACCGCGAGGCCGTGGCCAAGGTCATCAACAGCCACCTCCAGGAAGTCTACGCCTGCTACGAGCGCGCCCTCCTCAAGGACACGGGGCTCGCCGGCAAGGTGGTGCTCGAGTGGACGATCGGCGGCTCGGGCAGCGTGGTGGCGGCCAAGACCAAGTCCTCCACCCTCCGGAACGGCGCTGTCGAGGCCTGTATCCTCAGCAACCTGAAGAAGTGGCAATTCCCCGCCCCCAAGGGCGGCGTCGTCATCATCAGCTATCCCTTCATCTTCAACTCGGTCGGTTACTGA
- a CDS encoding outer membrane beta-barrel domain-containing protein yields the protein MRYALLLLLLAPGLALAQAEALENPGTTSAVQDRLYRMNHELTLGVGVLPADAYYKGYYAQVSYTYHFSDNFAWQVGRGAYSYNVETGLRSQLERDFGVAPTATAFEDEVEWMVGSDLVFSPFYGKTAILNSKVIHFEAFLLGGATVFKLNREGGFRPGANLGLGIRVFKSDTVSFRLDVTNNVVFAGASRIINIPTIQLGTALNFGATE from the coding sequence GTGCGATACGCCCTGCTGCTCCTCCTGTTGGCCCCCGGCCTCGCGCTCGCGCAGGCCGAGGCGCTCGAGAACCCCGGCACCACCTCCGCCGTGCAAGACCGCCTGTACCGGATGAACCACGAGCTGACGCTCGGCGTCGGCGTGCTGCCGGCGGACGCCTACTACAAGGGCTACTACGCGCAGGTCAGCTACACGTACCACTTCAGCGACAACTTCGCGTGGCAGGTGGGCCGAGGCGCCTACAGCTACAACGTGGAGACGGGCCTGCGCAGCCAGCTGGAGCGTGACTTCGGCGTGGCCCCCACCGCCACCGCCTTCGAGGACGAGGTGGAGTGGATGGTGGGCTCGGACCTCGTGTTCAGCCCCTTCTACGGGAAGACGGCCATCCTCAACAGCAAGGTCATCCACTTCGAGGCCTTCCTGCTGGGCGGCGCCACCGTCTTCAAGCTCAACCGCGAGGGCGGCTTCCGTCCCGGCGCCAACCTGGGTCTGGGCATCCGCGTCTTCAAGAGTGACACCGTCTCCTTCCGGCTGGACGTGACCAACAACGTCGTCTTCGCCGGCGCCTCGCGCATCATCAACATCCCCACGATCCAGCTCGGCACCGCGCTCAACTTCGGCGCCACGGAATAA
- the bamD gene encoding outer membrane protein assembly factor BamD has protein sequence MTGKWTGIIAAALLAASSAGAQRQDRNFNPIVSKAKEREELIAKLKRDIFKVDRAIGETDKLISKSRNAPYLPDLQFRLAELYVEKSRYVYYLQAEQRPEGASGAIVSPETRLMKNKAVQLYLRLQREYPDFHDGDKVMFYLAHEQRELGTFDEMLKTLGDLTRKYPSSPLRLEAEQIIGDYHFDKADLAEAEKHYTAILAQPPSPVHDLARYKMGWIRVNQAKHAEAVVFFEAAAASEPLPGVDAKKALNVKREALLDLVYSYTEAKPAKGAINYFEKLSDSRATFALALDKLGNRYFIKAQYEWAIPALRKLMEIQFDPELDLERGQKLYDAIKASKGKVMPEPADLRFLVRAGVQAKTDPELPEADRKKQLAELEEMARDLATQLHVAAQKKDDRPMYVTAASAYKEYLSLFRPEQYVRPIMKNRADALFEASAFPDAARQFEELARYEEKAKQRDEKAIDAAMYGALLSHFSTVKPEEAARRTTFEVADARQALKVLGANYVTRFPQSPNLLEVKFNIARAYYEDGEYPKAAELFTAFALAHPQHKDASVAGNLALDSLRQLNDFKGMEETGKKFLGTPLPAKFQDDVRKILAQSKAEALDELALKSAEETGDVIQGLLKVADENKNSEIGEKALYGAFTAAREKRDLIRARELANKLSADYPKSQYLSDVLLTLGRYSAEAGSFTEAADWFEKVGQKLGADAVGLDGYLSAARLRLAMGDYKEASRSLETAAEVAGARKGEVLVLLAEARLKQKDYAAARRAAESALALNKTSTGAAAVIAEVQATTAPNDSPEKLIATLTTAVQGPDGQTEEAAKGLWFLGEILYRSYKALPADKVEEKVSALQSMEGIYTQAASLGYPEWAVASLWKLALSYEHLASVVDATPAPAGASAAEVKAFQQAVKEQVAPLRQRADEAFKVCLARAEQLDVFSAAVVGCRSRSDTAALPVPTPGTPTRSQALEEVRKKAEATLTAEALEALGMAYLENKQYGLAQLTFGRVTELQDTRAVSHNALGWALLNQGDAMGAHAAYAKALEADPTYSKARLNVAALRCRFGDVEGARRELSVLKDVNSLGGTDVDTGWKACK, from the coding sequence ATGACCGGGAAGTGGACCGGGATCATCGCCGCGGCGCTGCTCGCCGCGAGTTCCGCCGGGGCCCAGCGCCAGGACCGGAACTTCAACCCCATCGTCTCCAAAGCGAAAGAGCGCGAGGAGCTCATCGCCAAGCTCAAGCGCGACATCTTCAAGGTGGACCGCGCCATCGGCGAGACGGACAAGCTCATCTCCAAGAGCCGCAACGCGCCGTACCTGCCGGACCTGCAGTTCCGCCTGGCCGAGCTCTACGTGGAGAAGAGCCGCTACGTGTACTACCTGCAGGCCGAGCAGCGCCCCGAGGGGGCCTCGGGCGCCATCGTCTCGCCCGAGACGCGGCTGATGAAGAACAAGGCCGTGCAGCTCTACCTGCGCCTGCAGCGCGAGTACCCGGACTTCCACGACGGCGACAAGGTGATGTTCTACCTGGCGCACGAGCAGCGCGAGCTGGGCACCTTCGACGAGATGCTCAAGACGCTGGGCGACCTGACGCGCAAGTACCCCAGCAGCCCGCTGCGCCTGGAGGCCGAGCAGATCATCGGCGACTATCACTTCGACAAGGCGGACCTGGCGGAGGCGGAGAAGCACTACACCGCCATCCTCGCGCAGCCGCCCTCGCCGGTGCATGACCTGGCCCGCTACAAGATGGGCTGGATCCGCGTGAACCAGGCCAAGCACGCCGAGGCCGTGGTCTTCTTCGAGGCCGCCGCCGCCAGCGAGCCCCTGCCGGGCGTGGACGCCAAGAAGGCGCTCAACGTGAAGCGCGAGGCCTTGTTGGACCTCGTCTACAGCTACACCGAGGCCAAGCCGGCCAAGGGCGCCATCAACTACTTCGAGAAGCTGTCCGACAGCCGGGCCACCTTCGCGCTGGCGCTGGACAAGCTGGGCAACCGCTACTTCATCAAGGCGCAGTACGAGTGGGCCATCCCCGCGCTGCGCAAGCTGATGGAGATCCAGTTCGACCCCGAGCTGGACCTGGAGCGCGGCCAGAAGCTCTATGACGCGATCAAGGCCTCCAAGGGCAAGGTGATGCCAGAGCCGGCGGACCTGCGCTTCCTGGTGCGCGCCGGCGTGCAGGCCAAGACGGACCCCGAGCTGCCCGAGGCGGACCGCAAGAAGCAGCTCGCGGAGCTGGAGGAGATGGCACGCGACCTGGCTACGCAGCTGCACGTGGCCGCGCAGAAGAAGGACGACAGGCCCATGTATGTGACGGCTGCGTCCGCCTACAAGGAGTACCTCAGCCTCTTCCGCCCCGAGCAGTACGTGCGGCCCATCATGAAGAACCGTGCGGACGCGCTCTTCGAGGCGAGCGCCTTCCCGGACGCCGCGCGCCAGTTCGAGGAGCTGGCCCGCTACGAGGAGAAGGCCAAGCAGCGCGACGAGAAGGCCATCGACGCGGCCATGTACGGCGCCCTGCTGAGCCATTTCTCCACCGTGAAGCCGGAGGAGGCGGCCAGGCGCACCACCTTCGAGGTGGCGGATGCGCGCCAGGCCCTCAAAGTGCTCGGCGCCAACTACGTCACCCGCTTCCCCCAGAGCCCCAACCTGCTCGAGGTGAAGTTCAACATCGCCCGCGCCTACTACGAGGACGGCGAGTACCCGAAGGCCGCCGAGCTCTTCACCGCCTTCGCCCTGGCCCACCCGCAGCACAAGGACGCCAGCGTCGCCGGTAACCTCGCGCTCGACAGCCTCCGCCAGCTCAACGACTTCAAGGGCATGGAGGAGACGGGCAAGAAGTTCCTCGGCACGCCGCTGCCCGCCAAGTTCCAGGACGACGTCCGGAAGATTCTGGCGCAGAGCAAGGCCGAGGCGCTGGACGAGCTGGCCCTCAAGAGCGCCGAGGAGACAGGCGACGTCATCCAGGGCCTGCTCAAGGTGGCTGACGAGAACAAGAACTCGGAGATCGGCGAGAAGGCCCTCTATGGCGCCTTCACCGCCGCGCGTGAGAAGCGCGACCTGATCCGCGCGCGCGAGCTGGCCAACAAGCTGTCCGCCGACTACCCCAAGAGCCAGTACCTCTCGGACGTGCTGCTGACGCTGGGCCGCTACTCCGCCGAGGCCGGCTCCTTCACCGAGGCCGCCGACTGGTTCGAGAAGGTAGGCCAGAAGCTCGGCGCGGACGCGGTGGGCCTGGATGGCTACCTGTCCGCCGCGCGCCTGCGCCTGGCCATGGGTGACTACAAGGAGGCCTCTCGCAGCCTGGAGACGGCCGCCGAGGTGGCGGGGGCCCGCAAGGGCGAAGTGCTGGTGCTGCTGGCCGAGGCCCGCCTGAAACAGAAGGACTACGCCGCCGCCCGCCGCGCCGCCGAGAGCGCCCTGGCGCTGAACAAGACGAGCACCGGTGCCGCCGCCGTCATCGCCGAGGTGCAGGCCACCACCGCTCCGAACGACTCGCCCGAGAAGCTCATCGCCACCCTCACCACCGCGGTGCAGGGGCCGGATGGGCAGACGGAAGAAGCCGCCAAGGGCCTTTGGTTCCTCGGAGAGATTCTCTACCGCAGCTACAAGGCCCTGCCCGCCGACAAGGTCGAGGAGAAGGTATCCGCCCTGCAGAGCATGGAGGGCATCTACACGCAGGCCGCCTCGCTCGGCTACCCGGAGTGGGCCGTGGCCTCGCTGTGGAAGCTGGCCCTGTCGTATGAGCACCTCGCCAGCGTGGTGGACGCCACGCCCGCCCCCGCTGGAGCCTCGGCCGCCGAGGTGAAGGCCTTCCAGCAGGCGGTGAAGGAGCAAGTGGCTCCGCTGCGCCAGCGCGCGGACGAGGCCTTCAAGGTCTGCCTCGCTCGCGCCGAGCAGCTCGACGTGTTCAGCGCCGCCGTGGTGGGCTGCCGCAGCCGGAGCGACACGGCCGCGCTGCCCGTGCCCACCCCCGGCACGCCCACGCGCAGCCAGGCCCTCGAGGAGGTCCGCAAGAAAGCCGAGGCCACGCTCACCGCCGAGGCGCTCGAGGCCCTGGGCATGGCGTACCTGGAGAACAAGCAGTACGGCCTGGCCCAGCTCACCTTCGGCCGCGTCACCGAGCTGCAGGACACGCGCGCCGTCTCGCACAACGCGCTGGGCTGGGCACTGCTCAACCAGGGCGATGCGATGGGCGCTCACGCCGCGTACGCCAAGGCGCTCGAGGCGGACCCCACGTACAGCAAGGCCCGCCTCAACGTCGCCGCCCTGCGCTGCCGCTTCGGCGATGTCGAGGGCGCCCGGCGCGAGCTGTCCGTGCTCAAGGATGTGAACTCGCTCGGCGGCACCGACGTGGACACGGGGTGGAAGGCGTGCAAGTGA